From Oscillatoria sp. FACHB-1407, a single genomic window includes:
- a CDS encoding SDR family oxidoreductase yields MKIVVIGGNGLIGKKLVSRLRERKHEAIAASPSSGINAVTGEGLDEVLMGAQVVVDVTNSPSFEDSAVLEFFEQSSKNLLAAGAIAGVGHHIALSIVGADRLPDSGYMRAKVAQENLIKSGGIPYTILRATQFFEFIGAIAQSATDGQTVRLPTALIQPVLSDDVADALVDIALGEPVNGIVELAGPDRLRFDALISCFLSANHDTRQVIAESHARYFGATLDEQSLVPQGNSHIGSTRFEDWLNRSIA; encoded by the coding sequence GTGAAAATTGTTGTCATCGGTGGCAATGGGCTAATCGGCAAAAAACTCGTGAGCCGATTGCGTGAGCGCAAACATGAGGCAATAGCCGCATCTCCCTCTTCGGGTATCAATGCTGTTACAGGAGAAGGACTGGATGAGGTGCTGATGGGTGCTCAAGTTGTGGTCGATGTGACAAATTCACCCTCCTTCGAGGATTCAGCCGTGCTAGAGTTCTTTGAGCAGTCATCCAAGAATCTGCTGGCAGCAGGGGCGATCGCGGGTGTGGGTCATCACATCGCACTGTCGATTGTTGGAGCCGATCGCCTCCCCGATAGTGGCTATATGCGGGCAAAAGTCGCTCAGGAGAACCTGATCAAGTCGGGAGGGATACCCTATACGATCCTCCGAGCTACCCAGTTCTTCGAGTTCATTGGGGCGATCGCCCAGTCAGCTACTGATGGGCAAACAGTTCGCTTGCCCACGGCCTTGATACAGCCCGTGTTATCAGATGATGTTGCTGATGCGCTGGTTGATATTGCACTTGGAGAACCCGTAAACGGCATTGTTGAGCTAGCAGGTCCCGATCGGCTGCGTTTCGATGCACTCATTAGTTGCTTCTTAAGTGCAAATCACGACACCCGTCAGGTAATTGCAGAGAGCCACGCCCGTTACTTTGGAGCGACATTAGACGAGCAATCTCTCGTTCCTCAGGGCAACTCGCACATTGGTTCGACCCGTTTTGAGGACTGGCTTAACCGCTCTATTGCTTAA
- a CDS encoding alpha/beta hydrolase has protein sequence MVAQLNSPSVGILDVATDPRLSKETKAFLKELNAAGVALEKLTPLEARQVLVDAQASVPVDLSGIEESEKTITADGYPITLNIVRPEGVKGILPVFIFIHGGGWVLGDYPTHQRMVRDLVVLSGFAAVFVNYTRTPDAQYPQAINEIYAATKWVAEHGEEIGVNGKNLAVVGNSVGGNMTAVTTLMAKANGGPHIKLQILMWPIVDANFETNSYHQFGDQRFLTTPTMKWMYDMYIADPEKRKDIYASPLQATVEQLKGLPPALIQIAENDILHDEGEAYGRKLDEAGVAVTTVRYNGMIHDFGLLNGLANLPETRSLFVQAAAELKKHLQSD, from the coding sequence ATGGTTGCTCAATTAAACTCACCATCCGTGGGAATTTTGGACGTTGCGACTGATCCGCGTCTTTCCAAAGAAACGAAGGCTTTTTTGAAGGAGCTAAATGCCGCCGGTGTGGCTCTAGAAAAACTCACGCCACTTGAAGCTCGTCAAGTCCTGGTAGATGCCCAGGCTTCTGTTCCAGTAGACCTTTCAGGCATTGAAGAGTCAGAGAAAACCATTACCGCTGACGGTTATCCGATTACACTCAATATTGTGCGACCCGAAGGAGTCAAAGGCATCCTTCCTGTTTTCATCTTCATTCATGGCGGTGGTTGGGTGCTGGGAGATTACCCAACACACCAGCGCATGGTTCGCGATCTCGTCGTACTTTCAGGGTTTGCAGCCGTCTTTGTTAACTACACGCGCACTCCAGATGCTCAGTATCCACAAGCGATCAATGAGATTTACGCGGCAACTAAATGGGTTGCTGAACATGGTGAAGAGATTGGGGTGAATGGCAAAAACCTAGCTGTTGTTGGTAATAGCGTCGGCGGAAATATGACGGCTGTCACCACGTTGATGGCAAAAGCGAACGGGGGACCACACATTAAGCTGCAAATTCTGATGTGGCCAATCGTAGACGCAAATTTTGAAACAAATTCTTATCATCAATTTGGTGATCAGCGTTTCTTGACCACGCCAACGATGAAGTGGATGTATGACATGTACATTGCTGATCCAGAAAAGCGCAAAGATATTTATGCTTCTCCTTTACAGGCAACGGTTGAGCAGTTAAAAGGTTTACCGCCAGCGTTAATTCAAATTGCAGAAAATGATATTTTACATGATGAAGGCGAAGCCTATGGACGCAAGCTGGATGAAGCCGGAGTCGCCGTGACAACCGTGCGTTACAACGGTATGATTCATGACTTTGGACTGCTCAACGGTTTAGCAAATCTTCCGGAAACCCGTTCTCTATTCGTCCAGGCAGCTGCTGAACTGAAGAAACATCTGCAATCAGATTAA
- a CDS encoding nucleotidyltransferase domain-containing protein, with the protein MVFSAKRNCKATALGGSRARGNHTLQSDVDMGIYYQPGKPPDLLCYRVPLPHPILHPSGYRYR; encoded by the coding sequence GTGGTGTTTAGTGCGAAGCGCAACTGCAAAGCAACCGCGTTGGGTGGTTCAAGGGCAAGAGGCAACCATACCTTACAGTCAGATGTGGATATGGGAATTTATTACCAGCCAGGGAAACCGCCTGATCTCCTTTGTTATAGAGTTCCCCTCCCACACCCCATACTTCATCCAAGCGGGTACCGCTATAGATAA